Proteins encoded by one window of Vibrio rumoiensis:
- a CDS encoding DUF423 domain-containing protein, whose product MSISQCRGQKILAFAGFSGVITVALGAFAAHGLSHRLPEYLLGVFKTGVQYQAWHTFALLTCGLILMITAPNSASQTPEYSEKGRKGVAYAAICFIIGILCFSGSLYALALTGIKWFGPITPLGGVFFMLGWIIFALSVLRLNKVTL is encoded by the coding sequence ATGTCTATTTCACAATGCAGAGGGCAGAAGATTCTCGCCTTTGCTGGCTTTTCAGGAGTCATCACGGTAGCACTTGGTGCCTTTGCGGCACATGGTTTATCGCATCGTTTGCCTGAGTATTTACTTGGCGTATTTAAAACGGGAGTACAATACCAAGCGTGGCATACTTTTGCTTTGCTCACTTGTGGTTTGATTTTGATGATCACTGCGCCGAATTCGGCGTCTCAGACACCTGAATACTCAGAGAAAGGGCGTAAAGGTGTGGCATATGCTGCTATTTGCTTTATCATCGGCATCCTTTGTTTTAGTGGCAGTCTATATGCGCTGGCTTTAACTGGGATAAAATGGTTTGGCCCAATTACCCCATTAGGTGGTGTGTTTTTTATGTTGGGCTGGATTATCTTCGCTCTATCCGTTTTACGATTAAATAAGGTGACACTGTGA
- a CDS encoding transcriptional regulator GcvA — MARRLPPLNSLRVFEAAARYLSFTRAAEELFVTQAAVSHQVKALEEFLGIKLFRRRNRSLLLTEEGQSYFLDIKDIFTSISDATDKVLERSEKGALTISLTPSFAIQWLVPRLADFNQQEPDIDVRIKAVDMDEGLLSDDVDVAIYYGRGNWPGVRADKLYLECLIPVCSPQLLLGTKPLNCLADIKHHTLLHDSSRKYWKQFTKENNLDGVNVNHGPIFSHSTMVIQAAMHGQGIALVNNVLAQPDLDSGRLVQPFDEVLISKNAFYVVCDTKQADVGRVATFRDWMLSKAASEQDQLLDEIGEDITENITHEVSDDVKNTEEKI, encoded by the coding sequence ATGGCTAGACGTTTACCCCCTTTGAATTCATTACGTGTGTTTGAAGCCGCGGCCCGATACCTGAGTTTTACTCGTGCTGCTGAGGAGCTTTTTGTGACTCAAGCGGCGGTCAGTCACCAGGTTAAAGCATTAGAAGAGTTTTTAGGTATTAAGTTATTCCGACGTCGTAATCGTTCTTTATTACTCACGGAGGAAGGGCAAAGCTACTTTTTAGATATTAAAGATATTTTTACTTCAATTTCTGATGCAACTGATAAAGTGTTAGAACGCAGTGAAAAAGGTGCGTTAACTATTAGCTTAACCCCAAGCTTTGCGATCCAGTGGTTAGTGCCTAGGCTGGCAGACTTTAATCAACAAGAGCCAGATATCGACGTTCGCATTAAAGCGGTGGATATGGATGAAGGGCTTCTATCTGATGATGTTGATGTGGCGATTTATTATGGTCGCGGTAATTGGCCGGGTGTTCGCGCTGATAAGTTGTATTTAGAATGCTTGATCCCGGTATGCTCTCCGCAGTTGTTATTAGGCACTAAACCATTAAATTGTTTAGCGGATATTAAACATCACACCTTATTGCATGATAGCTCACGTAAATATTGGAAGCAGTTTACTAAAGAGAACAATCTTGATGGTGTTAATGTTAATCATGGACCGATCTTTAGTCACTCGACCATGGTGATTCAAGCCGCTATGCACGGTCAAGGTATCGCGTTAGTGAACAATGTGCTTGCGCAACCTGATTTGGATTCTGGCCGTTTAGTGCAGCCATTTGATGAAGTATTGATCAGTAAAAATGCCTTTTATGTGGTGTGCGATACCAAGCAAGCCGATGTGGGACGAGTGGCCACTTTCCGTGATTGGATGCTAAGCAAGGCGGCGAGTGAGCAAGATCAATTACTTGATGAGATAGGTGAAGATATCACTGAAAATATTACGCATGAAGTAAGTGATGATGTAAAAAATACCGAGGAAAAAATATGA
- the xni gene encoding flap endonuclease Xni, with translation MSIHLVIIDALNLIRRVHSAQPDPNDIDRTITTTSRTINKILAESQPTHIIAVFDHHLQDRGWRAQVLPSYKEDRKPMPAPLLTGLEKIQSAWWELGIDSLLSDGDEADDLVATLAYKVASAGEKATIISTDKGYCQLLSPNIQIRDYFQHRWLDAPFIEQEFGVKPEQLADYWGLVGISSSKVPGVPGIGPKAAKEILQQYGDIEAAYAAEDLVPKYRKKLDEHIELARTCKRIAALQTDMKLGFNLQDVRFVNEARS, from the coding sequence ATGTCAATTCATCTGGTGATCATCGATGCCCTCAACCTGATCCGTCGAGTGCATTCCGCACAACCTGATCCCAACGATATTGACCGTACGATTACGACCACCAGCCGAACCATCAATAAGATTTTGGCTGAATCACAACCCACTCATATCATTGCCGTCTTTGATCATCACCTGCAAGATAGAGGCTGGCGAGCTCAAGTGCTACCTAGCTATAAAGAAGACCGAAAACCGATGCCTGCCCCTCTCCTTACTGGTTTAGAAAAGATCCAATCCGCTTGGTGGGAACTTGGTATTGATTCATTACTCTCTGATGGCGACGAAGCCGATGATTTAGTGGCAACTCTTGCATACAAGGTCGCTTCAGCAGGAGAAAAAGCCACCATCATTTCAACCGATAAAGGCTACTGCCAACTACTCTCACCCAATATTCAAATTCGTGATTATTTCCAACATCGTTGGTTAGATGCCCCGTTTATTGAACAAGAATTTGGCGTCAAACCCGAGCAACTTGCCGATTATTGGGGATTAGTGGGCATTAGCTCAAGTAAAGTTCCTGGTGTGCCGGGGATCGGACCAAAAGCCGCCAAGGAAATATTGCAACAATATGGTGATATTGAAGCCGCTTATGCCGCCGAAGATTTGGTGCCCAAATATCGTAAGAAGCTTGATGAGCACATTGAACTGGCACGTACCTGCAAGCGCATAGCTGCTCTACAAACAGATATGAAGCTAGGGTTTAATTTGCAGGATGTGAGGTTTGTTAACGAGGCTCGTAGCTAG
- the pgpA gene encoding phosphatidylglycerophosphatase A, whose amino-acid sequence MSQPSRGVNPIERIKLSNPWHLLAVGFGSGLSKIVPGTMGTLASIPFYLLLVQLPAMAYCVVVVLAALVGITICQKTSDDMQVHDHGAIVWDEFVGFWITMSVVPLMGLPHYDWQTLLIGFVLFRIFDMVKPWPISLLDRHVHGGFGIMIDDVLAGVFAAISLWLLVLYY is encoded by the coding sequence ATGTCGCAACCATCCCGTGGGGTAAACCCTATTGAGCGAATTAAATTATCTAACCCGTGGCACTTATTAGCGGTTGGGTTTGGTAGTGGTTTATCTAAAATTGTTCCCGGAACCATGGGAACACTTGCATCCATTCCCTTTTACTTATTATTGGTGCAGTTGCCTGCGATGGCTTATTGTGTGGTCGTCGTATTGGCGGCTTTAGTTGGCATTACCATTTGCCAAAAAACCTCTGATGATATGCAAGTGCATGATCATGGTGCGATTGTTTGGGATGAGTTTGTCGGATTTTGGATCACCATGAGTGTGGTGCCTTTGATGGGACTACCGCATTATGATTGGCAAACTTTGCTGATTGGTTTTGTGCTATTTCGAATTTTTGACATGGTGAAGCCGTGGCCGATCAGCTTATTGGATCGCCATGTACATGGTGGGTTTGGCATTATGATCGATGATGTGTTAGCTGGCGTTTTTGCCGCCATCAGCTTATGGCTGCTGGTATTGTATTACTAA
- the ispA gene encoding (2E,6E)-farnesyl diphosphate synthase yields MSIALADYQARNNKQLNLWLDSIPHQNQTLTKAMRYGLLLGGKRARPYLVYITGQMFGLRLEDLDTAASAIECIHAYSLIHDDLPAMDDDELRRGQPTCHIEFDEATAILTGDALQTLAFTILAEGSLAPSSEPYRIQLIKELANASGSLGMCMGQSLDLEAENRLVSIEELEDIHRNKTGALIKCAIRMGALCAGDKGIEVLPHLDRYAEAVGLAFQVQDDILDIISDTETLGKPQGSDQNLNKSTYPALLGLEGAMQKAQDLLQEALQALQAVPYNTQSLEEFARYAVERSH; encoded by the coding sequence ATGAGCATTGCACTGGCTGACTATCAAGCAAGAAACAATAAACAGCTAAATTTATGGCTAGATAGTATTCCGCATCAAAACCAAACGTTAACCAAAGCCATGCGCTATGGCCTTTTGCTTGGTGGCAAACGTGCACGCCCATACTTAGTCTATATTACTGGGCAGATGTTTGGTTTACGCTTAGAAGATCTTGATACTGCGGCCTCAGCCATTGAGTGTATTCATGCGTATTCACTGATTCATGATGATCTGCCCGCGATGGACGATGATGAGCTGCGTCGAGGCCAACCGACTTGCCACATTGAATTTGATGAAGCCACGGCAATTTTAACCGGTGATGCGCTGCAAACACTGGCGTTTACTATTTTGGCAGAAGGTTCATTAGCTCCAAGTAGTGAGCCCTATCGCATTCAATTAATCAAAGAACTGGCCAATGCGTCAGGCTCTCTTGGCATGTGCATGGGACAATCACTCGATCTAGAAGCGGAAAATCGTTTAGTCAGTATTGAAGAATTAGAAGACATCCACAGAAACAAAACGGGGGCTCTGATTAAATGCGCTATCCGTATGGGAGCACTTTGCGCTGGTGATAAAGGCATTGAAGTGCTGCCACATCTCGATCGCTACGCTGAAGCCGTTGGGCTAGCTTTCCAAGTTCAAGATGACATTCTTGATATCATTAGCGACACTGAAACGTTAGGGAAACCTCAAGGTTCCGATCAAAATTTAAATAAGAGTACCTATCCTGCTCTGCTAGGATTAGAAGGAGCCATGCAAAAAGCGCAAGACTTGTTACAAGAAGCGCTTCAAGCTTTGCAGGCAGTGCCTTACAATACTCAGTCACTCGAAGAGTTCGCCCGATACGCCGTCGAGCGCAGCCATTAA
- the thiI gene encoding tRNA uracil 4-sulfurtransferase ThiI, whose protein sequence is MKFIVKPHPEIFVKSDSVRKRFTRTLERNLRNIIQRETESVAVLNRRDHIEIAANSDEYYDKVLEIITHTPGIHHSLEVLQSDFTDLHNIYEQALEQSRDLIEGKTFVVRVKRRGQHDFTSIEVERYVGGGLNQAVESAKVKLTKPEVTVNLEISNDKLNQVIARHKGLGGFPLGTQEDVLSLISGGFDSGVSSYLHIKRGSKTHYCFFNLGGPAHEIGVKQVAHFLWKKYGSSAKVKFIAVDFEPVVAEILENVDDGQMGVVLKRMFMRAGGMVAEKFGIEALVTGEALGQVSSQTLTNLRLIDNVTDTLILRPLINWDKEDIINVARQIGTEDFAKVMPEYCGVISKKPTVKAVKAKLEKEELNFNFDILEQVVSNARVMDIRDIETESQEQAPEVEQVAEIAQEAVVLDIRSPDEEDMNPLEIDGVEIKHLPFYKLATQFGDLDQSKQYLLYCDRGVMSRLQALYLKDLGYNNVKVYRP, encoded by the coding sequence ATGAAGTTTATTGTAAAGCCCCATCCAGAAATCTTTGTTAAAAGTGACTCGGTTCGTAAGCGTTTCACTCGCACACTGGAGCGTAATCTTCGCAATATTATCCAGCGCGAAACAGAATCTGTTGCGGTATTAAACCGTCGTGATCACATTGAAATCGCTGCCAATAGCGATGAATATTACGATAAAGTGCTTGAGATCATAACGCATACACCGGGTATTCATCACTCGCTTGAAGTGTTGCAGTCAGATTTTACTGATTTGCATAATATCTACGAGCAAGCGCTAGAGCAAAGCCGTGACCTGATAGAAGGTAAAACCTTCGTGGTGCGTGTTAAACGCCGTGGTCAGCATGATTTTACTTCTATTGAAGTTGAGCGCTATGTCGGTGGTGGCCTAAACCAAGCGGTTGAGTCAGCAAAAGTAAAATTGACTAAACCAGAAGTAACGGTCAACTTAGAAATTTCGAATGATAAGCTAAACCAAGTGATCGCTCGTCATAAAGGTTTGGGTGGCTTCCCTCTTGGGACTCAAGAAGATGTATTGAGCTTAATCTCTGGTGGATTTGATTCCGGTGTTTCAAGCTATCTTCATATTAAGCGTGGTTCAAAAACCCATTACTGTTTCTTTAATTTAGGTGGGCCTGCGCACGAAATCGGCGTGAAGCAAGTAGCGCACTTCTTATGGAAGAAATACGGTTCTTCAGCCAAAGTGAAGTTCATCGCGGTGGATTTTGAGCCTGTAGTCGCTGAAATTCTTGAAAACGTTGATGACGGCCAAATGGGCGTAGTACTGAAACGTATGTTTATGCGCGCAGGTGGCATGGTTGCTGAGAAGTTCGGTATTGAAGCGTTAGTAACCGGTGAGGCGTTAGGTCAAGTATCAAGCCAGACGCTAACTAACCTACGTTTGATTGATAATGTGACCGATACATTGATTCTTCGTCCTCTGATCAACTGGGATAAAGAAGACATTATCAACGTTGCTCGTCAAATCGGTACTGAAGATTTTGCCAAAGTGATGCCTGAATACTGTGGCGTGATTTCTAAAAAGCCAACGGTGAAAGCGGTGAAAGCCAAACTTGAAAAAGAAGAATTGAATTTTAACTTCGATATTCTTGAGCAAGTGGTCTCCAATGCTCGTGTGATGGATATCCGTGATATTGAAACCGAAAGCCAAGAGCAAGCGCCGGAAGTAGAACAAGTTGCCGAGATTGCTCAAGAAGCGGTTGTACTTGATATTCGTAGCCCAGATGAAGAGGATATGAATCCATTAGAAATTGATGGTGTTGAGATTAAACATCTACCTTTCTACAAGCTAGCAACTCAGTTTGGTGATTTAGATCAGAGTAAACAATATTTATTGTACTGTGACCGAGGCGTGATGAGTCGTTTGCAAGCTTTGTACCTTAAAGATTTAGGCTATAACAACGTAAAAGTGTATCGCCCTTAA
- the dxs gene encoding 1-deoxy-D-xylulose-5-phosphate synthase: MTLDISKYPTLALANTPDELRTLPKESLSPLCDELRTYLLNSVSQSSGHLASGLGTVELTVALHYVYNTPFDQLVWDVGHQAYPHKILTGRRERMPTIRQKDGLHPFPWRGESEYDTLSVGHSSTSISAALGMAISAQKEGKDRKVVSVIGDGAITAGMAFEAMNHAGDVHADMLVILNDNEMSISENVGALNNHLAQLLTGNFYTSIREGGKKVLSNVPPIKELVRRTEEHLKGMVVPGTMFEELGFNYIGPVDGHDVKELVKTLKNMRSLKGPQFLHVMTKKGKGYEPAEKDPIGYHGVPKFDPKETCLPKSSGGKPTFSKVFGDFLCDMAAQDPKLMAITPAMREGSGMVRFSKEFPQQYFDVAIAEQHAVTLASGMAIAGQHPIVAIYSTFLQRGYDQLIHDVAIMDLPVMFAIDRAGLVGADGQTHQGAFDLSFMRCIPNMVIMAPSDENECRQMLYTGHKHQGPSAVRYPRGSGCGAEIQADMTELEIGKGRIVKEGSTKKIAILSFGTFLPEALKAADNLDATVADMRFVKPLDEELVLKLAADHDVLVTLEENVIAGGAGSGVIELLMQRKQIKPVLQLGLPDSFVHQGTQDELYQELGLDAAGIEKQIKAYLN; encoded by the coding sequence ATGACTCTTGATATATCAAAGTACCCAACACTCGCACTCGCCAATACTCCTGACGAGTTGCGTACTTTACCAAAAGAAAGCTTATCACCGCTTTGTGATGAGTTGCGTACCTATTTGCTTAACTCAGTGAGCCAATCAAGCGGACACTTAGCATCAGGTTTAGGCACGGTTGAACTCACAGTCGCACTACACTACGTTTATAACACGCCATTTGATCAACTTGTTTGGGATGTCGGCCATCAAGCCTATCCGCATAAAATTTTAACGGGTCGCCGTGAACGCATGCCAACTATCCGTCAAAAAGACGGTTTACACCCTTTCCCATGGCGTGGTGAAAGTGAATATGACACCTTATCAGTCGGTCACTCTTCGACCTCGATAAGCGCCGCGTTAGGCATGGCAATTAGCGCACAAAAAGAAGGTAAAGACCGTAAAGTTGTGAGTGTGATTGGTGATGGCGCCATCACCGCAGGTATGGCCTTTGAAGCCATGAACCACGCTGGTGATGTGCATGCGGATATGCTCGTGATCCTAAATGATAATGAAATGTCGATCTCAGAAAACGTCGGGGCATTAAATAATCATTTGGCACAACTACTGACGGGTAACTTTTATACTTCAATTCGTGAAGGCGGCAAAAAAGTGCTGTCGAATGTCCCGCCAATTAAAGAGCTAGTTCGTCGTACTGAAGAACATCTAAAAGGCATGGTCGTACCGGGAACCATGTTTGAAGAGCTTGGTTTTAATTACATCGGCCCAGTCGATGGACACGACGTGAAAGAGCTCGTTAAAACACTGAAAAACATGCGCAGTTTAAAGGGCCCGCAGTTTTTACATGTGATGACCAAAAAAGGCAAAGGCTATGAACCTGCGGAAAAAGATCCGATTGGTTATCACGGCGTACCTAAATTTGACCCAAAAGAAACCTGCCTACCGAAAAGCAGTGGCGGTAAACCGACCTTCTCTAAAGTGTTTGGTGATTTCCTATGTGATATGGCTGCCCAAGATCCAAAGCTCATGGCAATTACCCCGGCAATGCGTGAAGGCTCTGGCATGGTACGTTTTTCCAAAGAATTCCCACAGCAATATTTTGATGTGGCGATTGCCGAACAGCATGCTGTCACGCTTGCTTCAGGTATGGCGATTGCGGGGCAACACCCGATTGTGGCGATATACTCAACTTTCTTACAGCGTGGTTACGATCAATTGATCCACGATGTGGCCATTATGGATTTGCCTGTGATGTTTGCCATTGACCGTGCCGGCCTCGTTGGCGCAGATGGTCAGACTCACCAAGGCGCATTTGATCTAAGCTTTATGCGCTGCATTCCAAACATGGTGATCATGGCACCAAGTGATGAAAATGAGTGTCGTCAAATGCTTTACACTGGCCATAAACACCAAGGTCCAAGTGCAGTCCGTTATCCTCGCGGTTCGGGTTGTGGCGCAGAGATTCAAGCTGATATGACTGAACTTGAAATCGGTAAAGGTCGTATTGTTAAAGAAGGCTCGACTAAGAAAATTGCCATTTTATCTTTCGGGACCTTCTTACCTGAAGCATTAAAAGCTGCCGACAATCTTGATGCGACCGTTGCCGATATGCGCTTTGTTAAGCCACTGGATGAAGAATTAGTGCTTAAACTCGCAGCAGATCACGATGTGCTGGTTACGTTAGAAGAAAACGTGATTGCCGGCGGTGCAGGCTCTGGGGTGATTGAACTTCTCATGCAACGCAAGCAAATTAAACCTGTATTGCAACTAGGCTTACCTGATAGCTTTGTACATCAAGGCACTCAAGATGAGTTGTATCAAGAACTTGGTTTAGATGCCGCAGGGATTGAAAAGCAGATAAAAGCTTATTTGAACTAG
- the xseB gene encoding exodeoxyribonuclease VII small subunit gives MASKKPENMSFEESLTELDALVNQLENGDLDLEDALKKFERGIALARSSQTKLTEAEQRVEILLKDDDESELIPFDPESDL, from the coding sequence ATGGCGAGCAAAAAACCTGAAAACATGAGCTTTGAAGAGTCCTTAACCGAGCTAGATGCTTTAGTTAATCAACTTGAAAATGGCGATTTAGATTTGGAAGACGCATTAAAGAAATTTGAGCGTGGAATTGCTCTTGCTCGCTCTAGTCAAACCAAATTGACCGAAGCAGAACAACGCGTTGAGATTCTGTTAAAAGATGATGATGAATCAGAGCTGATTCCTTTTGACCCTGAAAGTGACCTTTAA
- a CDS encoding alpha/beta fold hydrolase — translation MTVTRQPCEHSFIIDGDDNAKVTLLFAHGAGAGMEHEFMADMAQQLAAHGIRVVRFNFPYMVIRSQEGTKRPPDRAPKLLADFEEKINTFHREEQHLFLAGKSMGGRMASHLSEHPLVSGIMCLGFPFHPSGKPENYKGEHLVSLTKPTLILQGERDTFGTKEECQSFALSDSIELDFIPDGDHSLKPRVKSGFTEPGNRALAVNKMMAFINQHTQTK, via the coding sequence ATGACAGTAACCAGGCAGCCTTGTGAGCATTCATTCATTATTGATGGAGATGACAATGCTAAGGTCACGTTATTATTTGCTCATGGTGCAGGCGCTGGTATGGAGCATGAGTTCATGGCTGACATGGCTCAACAACTAGCGGCTCACGGAATTCGTGTGGTGCGGTTTAACTTTCCTTATATGGTGATTCGTTCGCAAGAGGGGACAAAAAGACCACCGGATCGTGCTCCGAAACTATTGGCGGATTTTGAAGAAAAAATTAATACGTTTCACCGCGAAGAGCAGCATTTGTTTCTTGCGGGGAAATCCATGGGCGGGCGAATGGCCAGCCATTTGTCGGAACATCCTTTGGTAAGCGGGATTATGTGTTTAGGCTTTCCTTTTCATCCGTCGGGTAAGCCAGAAAACTATAAAGGCGAACATTTAGTTAGTCTCACTAAACCGACCTTAATTTTGCAAGGTGAACGCGATACGTTTGGTACAAAAGAAGAGTGCCAGTCATTTGCTCTGTCTGATTCTATCGAACTTGATTTTATCCCTGATGGTGACCACAGTTTGAAACCTCGAGTGAAGTCAGGTTTTACCGAACCAGGTAATCGAGCACTGGCCGTGAACAAAATGATGGCGTTCATTAACCAACATACTCAAACAAAATAA
- a CDS encoding putative quinol monooxygenase — MSKKVYCVAQFLPKEGKLDELFTVLQALEPNTLREDGCLQYVVTRHRTSPFAGGESYPIAFHEIWASNEAFEAHCQRQEIADFFQQQCVAETGLVEKSNVAVYTDEPNNFDAPKF; from the coding sequence ATGTCGAAGAAAGTGTATTGTGTGGCGCAGTTTTTACCAAAAGAAGGCAAACTAGACGAACTGTTTACGGTACTTCAAGCACTAGAGCCAAATACTCTGCGTGAAGATGGATGCTTACAATATGTGGTGACGCGTCACCGTACTAGCCCATTTGCCGGTGGCGAAAGCTACCCAATTGCATTTCATGAAATTTGGGCAAGCAACGAAGCGTTTGAAGCGCACTGTCAACGTCAAGAAATTGCCGACTTCTTCCAACAACAATGCGTGGCAGAAACAGGCTTAGTAGAGAAATCAAATGTCGCGGTTTATACCGATGAACCAAACAACTTTGACGCGCCTAAGTTTTAA
- the rlmM gene encoding 23S rRNA (cytidine(2498)-2'-O)-methyltransferase RlmM, translated as MKHVLLYCRSGFEKECAGEIQDKANNLEIFGFPRVKRLSGYVLFECYQEGDADKLIKLLDFKALIFARQMIAVSDALTDLPTEDRISPILAAIEAQDKFPTCGDIRIETPDTNEAKELLKFCRKFTVPMRNALRGKGFLFAKDNAKKPVLHICFVAPGHCYVGYSLSQNNSQFFMGIPRLKFPSDAPSRSTLKLEEAFHVFIPKEEWDTRLAPGMWAVDLGACPGGWTYQLVKRSMFVHAVDNGAMAQSLMDTGQVKYHAADGFKFEPAKKNVTWLVCDMIEKPSRVAQLMGEWLIRGLAKEAIFNLKLPMKGRYDEVLEDIENLKIFFKENDVLFKLQAKHLYHDREEITVHVQILKNISPY; from the coding sequence GTGAAACACGTTTTACTTTACTGCCGTTCTGGTTTTGAAAAAGAATGCGCAGGAGAAATCCAAGATAAAGCCAATAATTTAGAGATTTTTGGCTTTCCCCGTGTGAAAAGATTATCGGGTTACGTGCTTTTCGAGTGTTACCAAGAAGGTGATGCGGATAAGCTGATCAAACTTCTCGACTTTAAGGCGCTGATTTTTGCGCGTCAAATGATCGCCGTTTCTGATGCATTAACTGATTTGCCGACAGAAGATCGTATCTCTCCAATTCTAGCGGCGATTGAAGCGCAAGATAAATTCCCAACTTGTGGTGATATTCGCATTGAAACGCCGGATACCAATGAAGCGAAAGAACTGCTGAAATTCTGCCGTAAGTTTACAGTGCCTATGCGAAATGCGTTGCGTGGTAAAGGTTTCTTATTTGCAAAAGATAATGCTAAAAAACCGGTGTTGCATATTTGTTTTGTAGCGCCCGGCCATTGCTATGTTGGTTATTCATTATCACAAAATAACTCCCAGTTCTTTATGGGCATTCCTCGTTTAAAATTTCCATCGGATGCGCCAAGCCGTTCAACCTTGAAATTGGAAGAAGCGTTTCATGTTTTCATTCCGAAAGAAGAATGGGATACCCGTTTAGCACCTGGTATGTGGGCGGTGGATTTAGGAGCTTGTCCTGGCGGTTGGACTTATCAGTTAGTTAAGCGCTCTATGTTTGTGCATGCGGTGGATAATGGCGCGATGGCACAAAGTTTAATGGACACTGGCCAAGTGAAATACCATGCGGCTGATGGTTTTAAATTTGAGCCAGCGAAAAAGAATGTGACCTGGTTGGTGTGCGACATGATCGAGAAACCGTCTCGCGTGGCACAATTGATGGGTGAATGGTTGATTCGTGGCTTGGCCAAAGAAGCCATTTTTAACTTAAAACTGCCGATGAAAGGCCGTTACGATGAAGTATTGGAAGACATTGAAAACTTAAAGATCTTTTTTAAAGAAAATGATGTGCTTTTTAAACTGCAAGCGAAACATTTGTATCATGACCGTGAAGAAATTACCGTTCATGTGCAGATTCTAAAAAATATTTCGCCGTATTGA
- the thiL gene encoding thiamine-phosphate kinase, translating into MSGEFNLIDKYFAHRQANRQDVDLALGDDCALVSPPEGYQLAISTDTVVLGTHFLANADPSAVAYKALMSNISDLAAMGATPAWFSMAISLPEIDEAWLAPFCDSMFTLADAHHLQLIGGDTTKGPLSISFTIQGLVPKGKALTRSGAQVGDWIFVSGNLGDSQAGLSVILNPEATNKPHAKELVSRHFYAQSRIKLAERLRDHATSCIDISDGVMSDLKHVLKRSNVSAQVEITQLPISDLATDFFGDTQQAQLAALQSGEEYELCFTISKQDKPLLDEIAQQVGCLLTCIGQVTENQRDAEHTIQLLRNGLPIQEDDLARQVHGFDHFN; encoded by the coding sequence ATGTCCGGTGAATTTAATCTCATTGATAAATATTTTGCTCATCGCCAAGCGAATCGACAAGATGTTGATTTAGCTTTGGGGGATGATTGCGCTTTAGTATCGCCACCGGAAGGGTATCAACTGGCCATTAGTACCGATACGGTGGTGTTAGGTACACATTTTTTAGCGAATGCTGATCCTTCTGCTGTTGCCTATAAAGCATTAATGTCCAATATTAGTGATTTGGCGGCAATGGGAGCCACGCCCGCTTGGTTTTCAATGGCAATCAGTTTGCCTGAAATTGATGAAGCATGGTTAGCACCTTTTTGTGATTCAATGTTTACGCTTGCCGATGCTCATCATTTACAGCTAATCGGTGGGGATACCACCAAGGGACCTCTGAGCATTTCCTTTACCATTCAAGGTTTGGTGCCAAAAGGAAAAGCACTTACTCGCAGCGGTGCTCAAGTGGGGGATTGGATTTTTGTAAGCGGAAATCTCGGTGACAGTCAGGCTGGCTTAAGTGTTATTCTCAATCCTGAGGCTACAAATAAACCTCATGCGAAGGAATTAGTGTCACGTCACTTTTATGCCCAATCTCGAATTAAGCTTGCTGAGCGACTGCGTGATCATGCCACGAGTTGTATTGATATTTCCGATGGGGTGATGTCCGATCTCAAACATGTGCTAAAGCGTTCAAACGTGAGTGCCCAAGTAGAGATTACCCAACTGCCTATTAGTGATTTGGCAACGGACTTTTTCGGTGATACTCAACAAGCCCAATTGGCCGCATTACAAAGTGGTGAAGAATATGAATTGTGCTTTACCATTTCAAAGCAAGATAAACCTCTGTTAGATGAAATCGCGCAACAGGTCGGTTGCCTGTTAACTTGTATTGGGCAGGTTACTGAAAACCAGCGGGACGCTGAGCATACTATTCAATTACTTCGAAATGGTTTGCCTATCCAAGAAGATGATCTGGCAAGGCAAGTTCATGGATTTGATCACTTTAATTAA